From the Paraflavitalea soli genome, the window CCACTGTAAGCAGTTTGATGCCGCCATTGCGGGTATCATAGATCTCACAATGGGAAATGTCGATGTTCTCAAAAGGCGCCATCGATTCCGTACCCATCTTAATAGCTGCCTGGTTGCTTTTCAACTTCATGCGGGTAACGGTAATGTCCTTGCAGCCCATGGTGCTGGAAGTGGTCTTAAAACAAAGCGCATCATCACCGCTCACCACATCGCAATCGCGGATCTGTACCTGTTGACAGCCATCTATATCCATGCCATCGTTATGGGCCACGCCAACACTCACGATCTTTACGTTTTCGATCAGTATCTGTTTGCTCTGGAAATAATGCGAGGTCCAGGCCGCTGCATAAAAAAGGGATACACCTTTTACAGTAACGTCGGTGCAGCGTACAATACGCAGCAGGAAGGGGCGACGGCCCCATATCTTGCCTTCTCCCCGTGTATCAGCCAATACATGTTTTGCTTTTAAGGCTGCCCCTTGTCCGTCAATAGCCCCTTCCCCTTCGATGCCGATATTTTTGGCATCTACTGCTACCAGTAAGGCCCAGCCTACATCGATGCCCAGCCCATCCGTAAAAGGATCAATATTGTCATACGCTTCAATATCCGTGCTGCCCAGTATGAGCGCGTCTTTTTGTAGCACCAGGGTGATATTGTCTTTGATGACGATGGTGCCCGAAAGATACTTGCCCGCAGGGAATATCACTTTACCACCCCCTTTTTGTGCACAGGCATCAATCGCCTGCTGAATGGATTTGGAATCGAGCGTAGTGCCATCGCCCTTAGCGCCGTAGTCTTTTATGTTGACGTCGGCAGCTGAAGAATATAGGGAAGAAAGTAATAATAAAATAGAGATGATCTTTTTCATATAGAATGTTTTAAGAGCTGCGAGCTGTGAGCTTCGAGCTGCGAGCAAATACAGCGTTAGCTACGCATATGTCGAAGTAAAAGTTCGAAGCAAAGGCTCAGGGCTCGTAGCTCGCAGCTCGTGGCTCGCAGCTGGCTGTTCCCGGTTCGAAGCTATTTCCCCTGTCTCGCCTTCAATTGTGCCATATACAACGAAGCGGGCTGCAAGCCCTCCTTGTTTTGTCCTTCCCATTCTCCATCAGGGCGGTCCTTAAAACGGCCGGGATACTTGTCTCCCTTCATACCGATATTGTAGTTCTTGCCGCTGGCCCAGGGACTTTGTACTGCTGCTCTTTTTACCGTGCAATTCCACAATACCTGCGTTACACCGGCCCAGCCGTGGCCGCTGCCATAGTTGCCCCGGTCCTGCACATTGATCTCACCATCCGTAGTAATGTTGTCATACAGAGTGCCTACTGCCCAGCGGTGGTGAGGGCCAATGTCTGCATGGGTCTTTTTAGCCGTACAGTTGTAAAATACATTGGGACCAAGGGTTTTGGAGCCCGTCACATAATCATGCCTGCCATCCGTAGCATGACAGTTCATAAAGAGGTTGCACTGCCCATTGTTGTTGAATGAATAACGCCGGCCACCCGTGATCACCGATTTGGCGTCGAGGCATTTGCTGTCTTTCACCGTAATATACCGCGCATCGTCCCCCAGGTTCACACAGGCATACGCAAAGTAGCGGGAGGTTACGTTGCGCACCCAGCCCTGTTCTGCTTTATTGATGGCAATGGCATCCCAGGCATGGTTCTCGGCCGTATCACTGGTATACACCGATTCCAGATACAGGTTTTCCACGCCTATTTCGCGGATGCGGCCTTCAAAACTGTACTTGTATATTTCGCCGCCACCATATTGTGCATCGAGTGCCTGTACAACAGGGTTGTCAATAAACACTTTATTGCCTTGTATTTGGGTGATCACTCTTTCAAATTCGAGGTTGTACTCATTGGCTTGCCATTGTTTGGTGCCATTACGTCCTTCTATCTGGTTCATTTTGGTATCCGTAATCCATTTGTCGGTACCCGGTCTGTTGAGGATGATGGCATCACCTGCCTGCAGGCCTTTGGCATCGCTGACCGTGAAGGAGAAGCTGCCAACGGGTACATAATTATCTGTGATCTTTATCCGCGCACCAATAGGTTTTGGACTGCCGCTGCCGGTGAAGGCGATCAAAGGTTTTTGTGTAGCAGCCGTGGCTACCAGTTTGGTGCCATTTTCTGTATCGCCTTCTCCCCGCAATACAATGCCACCAGCACTTACCTGCAGGGTAGCAGGGATCTGGTAGGTGCCTTTCTTCAGCAGGATGGCGCCCCGGAACCCGTTCTTGTCCGCTGCTTTGGCTGCTAATTCATTGATGGCTGCCTGTATCTTCCGGGCTGCATCTTCCGAGGGGGAGATGGTGACTACCACGGGCAGATCGGGAATGGCTTTATCCCCCTGGTAATACCCTACACGGCTAAAATCAGGAATGATATTGCCTTTCTCATCCGGTGTATAGGTGAGCTTGCCATTTTTGTCGGCCTGTACAAATTTAGAATCCCATTGTACGGAATGCACAACGGTAAAAGCCATTACTGTTACAGCAGTAATGGCTATCAGCGGAAGGTGTTTGTTTTGTAAGAATAGAGGCATGCTACGATAGATTGTGCAATGAAAGTAAGTACAAAATTCAATCCCGGGGAAGGCTTTGCCAGAATAGGTGAATGCTTTGCTAATAATATCAAAAAGGGGCTAATCATTTATTAGTCTATTGCAGTTTCCCAATGCTTATCCATATGCTAAAGAAACTATTACTCCTCACCTTGTTCTCCGGTCTGTTGTTGACAACGACTGCTATGGCAGCAGATATTATCACTGTTACAAGCCCCGATGGGCAGGTGCGTTTCCACCTGTTCCTGGAAGAACGGCAGTTGTATTGCCAGGCCAGTTTCCGCGGGCAGCCGGTACTGGAAAATACGCCGGTGGTGGTATCACTGGACGGCCAGGTTATAACAAAAGATATTACAACCGGTCAGATAAAGACCTCCATCATCAATGAGCGTTATCCCTGGTTGGGTGTTCATGCCATGGCTGTCAATCATTGCAAGGTGGCTGTTATTCCTGTACGGCATGCCGCTGTTTCCTATACCCTGGAGGTGCGCGTATTCAACAATGGAGTGGCATTCCGCACCCTCATCCCTGGCAATAAGGACGAGCGCCGCGTGCCCGATGAAGCAACCGTGTTTAATATACCTGGCGGCAGCACCCTATGGTACCATGATATGAACATGCATTATGAAAGTGTGCATGTGAAAAAAGAGATCGGTGACGTAGAAGCCGGTGAATGGGTGGCGCCTCCTGCTACCATCCAACTGCCCTGGGGTGGCTATGCTGCCATCACGGAGGCCGACCTGCGCAATTATGGCGGCATGTCTTTGCAGGCCAATGGCAAAAATGGTTTGGTCATCCGCCTGCCACAGCACCAGCCCACATCCTATCCTTATCGTTTACGGTATAGTGCCGCTGATACCGCTCGGCTCATGCAGCCAGCCGTTATTACAGGCGCCATCACCACCCCCTGGCGCG encodes:
- a CDS encoding glycoside hydrolase family 28 protein codes for the protein MKKIISILLLLSSLYSSAADVNIKDYGAKGDGTTLDSKSIQQAIDACAQKGGGKVIFPAGKYLSGTIVIKDNITLVLQKDALILGSTDIEAYDNIDPFTDGLGIDVGWALLVAVDAKNIGIEGEGAIDGQGAALKAKHVLADTRGEGKIWGRRPFLLRIVRCTDVTVKGVSLFYAAAWTSHYFQSKQILIENVKIVSVGVAHNDGMDIDGCQQVQIRDCDVVSGDDALCFKTTSSTMGCKDITVTRMKLKSNQAAIKMGTESMAPFENIDISHCEIYDTRNGGIKLLTVDGAHLRNVTISDITMKNVHTPMLLRLGSRLNVFRKGKDTQQPTGTFENVVIRNVKAEAAADAQLKPPSGILITGVPGHYISNVTLENIEISLAGGGTAENARHAVPEAVDQYPEVKTFGPLIPAWGIWARHVKGLTLKNIRFKVDSADLRPAFIAEDGQDIELTDWKVPATAEAECVVRLENVQGANINGFTVTGKAASFVKVEGAGSKGVKEGKVTYVK